The proteins below are encoded in one region of Gadus macrocephalus chromosome 14, ASM3116895v1:
- the LOC132471986 gene encoding hepatoma-derived growth factor-related protein 3-like isoform X1, which produces MARPRPREYKAGDLVFAKMKGYPHWPARIDELPEGAVKPPANKYPIFFFGTHETAFLGPKDLLPYKEYKDKFGKSNKRKGFNEGLWEIENNPGVKFTGYQAMQQSSSETEEGVNAVDGSSEGEEGDSVEEEDNKEKLKGTDKAGSKRKKTAGSKKSSKLSRVSSGEDDLEKDGKEGDKKSNSVGGETDGGLIQNATDNKNQLLREEH; this is translated from the exons ATGGCTCGACCACGGCCGCGGGAATACAAGGCAGGAGATTTGGTTTTTGCCAAAATGAAAGGATACCCACACTGGCCGGCGAGG ATTGATGAGCTTCCAGAAGGGGCTGTCAAACCACCTGCCAACAAGTATCCCATTTTCTTCTTCGGCACGCATGAAAC TGCGTTCCTGGGCCCAAAGGACCTGCTGCCCTACAAGGAGTACAAAGACAAGTTTGGCAAGTCCAACAAGAGGAAGGGTTTCAACGAGGGCCTATGGGAGATTGAGAACAACCCCGGAGTCAAGTTCACCGGCTACCAG gccatgcAGCAGAGCTCGTCCGAGACGGAAGAAGGGGTGAACGCGGTGGACGGCAgcagtgagggagaggagggggattctgtggaggaggaagacaacAAGGAGAAGCTCAAGGGAACAGACAAGGCCGGGTCCAAACGGAAAAAGACCGCCGGATCAAAG AAGTCCTCCAAGCTGTCGCGCGTGTCGTCCGGCGAGGACGACCTGGAGAAGGACGGGAAGGAGGGCGACAAGAAGAGCAACTCTGTGGGCGGGGAAACGGACGGGGGCCTCATCCAGAACGCCACTGACAATAAG AACCAGTTGCTTAGAGAAGAACATTAA
- the LOC132471986 gene encoding hepatoma-derived growth factor-related protein 3-like isoform X2 encodes MARPRPREYKAGDLVFAKMKGYPHWPARIDELPEGAVKPPANKYPIFFFGTHETAFLGPKDLLPYKEYKDKFGKSNKRKGFNEGLWEIENNPGVKFTGYQAMQQSSSETEEGVNAVDGSSEGEEGDSVEEEDNKEKLKGTDKAGSKRKKTAGSKSSKLSRVSSGEDDLEKDGKEGDKKSNSVGGETDGGLIQNATDNKNQLLREEH; translated from the exons ATGGCTCGACCACGGCCGCGGGAATACAAGGCAGGAGATTTGGTTTTTGCCAAAATGAAAGGATACCCACACTGGCCGGCGAGG ATTGATGAGCTTCCAGAAGGGGCTGTCAAACCACCTGCCAACAAGTATCCCATTTTCTTCTTCGGCACGCATGAAAC TGCGTTCCTGGGCCCAAAGGACCTGCTGCCCTACAAGGAGTACAAAGACAAGTTTGGCAAGTCCAACAAGAGGAAGGGTTTCAACGAGGGCCTATGGGAGATTGAGAACAACCCCGGAGTCAAGTTCACCGGCTACCAG gccatgcAGCAGAGCTCGTCCGAGACGGAAGAAGGGGTGAACGCGGTGGACGGCAgcagtgagggagaggagggggattctgtggaggaggaagacaacAAGGAGAAGCTCAAGGGAACAGACAAGGCCGGGTCCAAACGGAAAAAGACCGCCGGATCAAAG TCCTCCAAGCTGTCGCGCGTGTCGTCCGGCGAGGACGACCTGGAGAAGGACGGGAAGGAGGGCGACAAGAAGAGCAACTCTGTGGGCGGGGAAACGGACGGGGGCCTCATCCAGAACGCCACTGACAATAAG AACCAGTTGCTTAGAGAAGAACATTAA
- the rbb4l gene encoding histone-binding protein RBBP7, whose amino-acid sequence MADKEAVYDDAVEERVINEEYKIWKKNTPFLYDLVMTHALEWPSLTVQWLPDVNRPEGKDYAVHRLVLGTHTSDEQNHLVIASVQVPNDDAQFDASHYDSEKGAEFGGFGSVSGKIEIEIKINHEGEVNRARYMPQNPCIIATKTPTSDVLVFDYTKHPSKPDPSGECSPDLRLRGHQKEGYGLSWNPNLSGNLLSASDDHTICLWDIGAGPKEGKIVDAKTIFTGHTAVVEDVSWHLLHESLFGSVADDQKLMIWDTRSNNTSKPSHSVDAHTAEVNCLSFNPYSEFILATGSADKTVALWDLRNLKLKLHSFESHKDEIFQVQWSPHNETILASSGTDRRLNVWDLSKIGEEQSADDAEDGPPELLFIHGGHTAKISDFSWNPNEPWVICSVSEDNIMQVWQMAENIYNDEEPDTPVSELEGQGS is encoded by the exons ATGGCGGATAAAGAAG CAGTGTACGATGAtgcggtggaggagagggtcaTCAACGAAGAGTACAAGATATGGAAGAAAAACACACCGTTCCTCTACGACCTGGTCATGACGCATGCGCTGGAGTGGCCCAGCCTCACCGTCCAATGGCTGCCTGACGTCAACAG GCCGGAGGGGAAGGACTACGCGGTCCACAGGCTGGTTCTGGGGACCCACACATCGGACGAGCAGAACCACCTGGTGATCGCCAGCGTTCAGGTGCCCAACGACGACGCCCAGTTTGACGCGTCGCACTATGACAGCGAGAAAGGAG CAGAGTTCGGTGGCTTTGGCTCGGTCAGCGGGAAGATTGAGATCGAGATCAAGATCAACCATGAGGGCGAGGTGAACCGCGCCCGCTACATGCCCCAGAACCCCTGCATCATCGCAACCAAGACCCCCACCTCGGACGTGCTGGTCTTCGACTACACCAAGCATCCGTCCAAACCAG ATCCCAGTGGGGAGTGCAGCCCGGACCTCAGGCTCAGGGGCCATCAGAAGGAGGGCTATGGTCTGTCCTGGAACCCCAACCTCAGCGGAAATCTGCTGAGTGCCTCTGACGACCAT ACCATCTGCCTGTGGGACATCGGCGCCGGGCCCAAGGAGGGCAAGATCGTCGACGCCAAGACCATCTTCACGGGCCAcacggcggtggtggaggacgtgtcctggcacctgctgcacgAGTCGCTGTTTGGCTCGGTGGCTGACGACCAGAAGCTCATGAT CTGGGACACGCGCTCAAACAACACCTCCAAGCCCAGCCACTCTGTGGACGCCCACACGGCGGAGGTCAACTGCCTGAGCTTCAACCCCTACAGCGAGTTCATCCTCGCCACCGGATCTGCCGACAAG ACCGTGGCCCTGTGGGATCTGAGGAACCTCAAGCTGAAGCTCCACTCCTTCGAGTCGCACAAAGACGAGATCTTCCAG GTCCAGTGGTCCCCCCATAACGAGACCATCCTGGCATCCAGTGGCACCGACAGGCGCCTCAACGTCTGGGACCTCAG TAAAATTGGAGAGGAGCAGTCTGCCGATGATGCAGAGGATGGACCTCCTGAGCTGCTG TTCATCCACGGAGGTCACACGGCCAAGATCTCCGACTTCTCCTGGAACCCCAACGAGCCCTGGGTGATCTGCTCTGTGTCAGAGGACAACATCATGCAGGTTTGGCAGATG GCGGAGAACATCTACAACGATGAGGAGCCGGACACCCCGGTGTCGGAGCTGGAGGGACAGGGGTCCTAA